Genomic window (Vigna radiata var. radiata cultivar VC1973A chromosome 1, Vradiata_ver6, whole genome shotgun sequence):
TATTAATTTTGAACGGAGCTAAATATCTTACAAACTTATGCACAGCAGTTGAAGATCATACCACTACTCTGatttacaaaaaacaaaattgagtaAGACACTAAAATGTGAATAGGTGTATGAGCACGAGCTATCGCAATGTTTGAAAAGAAGTGAAATCCCTGAATTTGTGACAGCAAATAACATATAGCTTTGACAAAATTTACCTTTGTATAATAACTAACCACAATGTCAACTCTATCTGGATCCTGTTTTGTCAAATTAAATCTGGCTTTCTAGTATTCTTCATTCTTGCACGAGCCAGAGATTCCAAAAGCCATCCCATCTAGCATGCTACATTCCTTCGCTGCTTCAAGCTACTgcaaattttgtttctctctgtCCTCTTCCAAAGTTTCTACTGACTGCATATCTTTGTTCTTTTCCTGCTTTCCTTCCCCATGTTTCCCCACATCATTGATCATTTCCTCACTATTAGCTTTGGTCATGTTTACACTTGTATCTACTTCCTGCACGTCTTCATCCTTCCCctccttttcttcctcaattttTCCTATATAGTTTATCATTTCCTCAATTCtatctttttttatgttatcaCTTAGTTCTTTGACATCAGTATCATCTTTGTATGCCATGTCTTCCTCCTTCACAACTTCTATTAGCTGAAGAAACTCAATTGGAGTAGCAGCTGGGTCCAACACCCTGCAACCCTTTGGAGCATCTGGAGCTTCTTGACCTGTGAGTACATATGAAGGTATTTGATGAGAGAATCGAAACATCTCTTCCATCGGAATGATCCTGATTTCTGTTGGATCTAAGTGGTGGTGAAATACCGTCCTGAATCCAGCCACTTTGACCAGTGGGATAACATTTGTGCCATGCCCTTCAATAAAATCCTCAAGTACTTCAACCACATCAAACTTGTGTATAACCTCATCCGGTGTTAGCTCATCCCAGACAGGAGACCAATTCCTATATATGGCCCAAACATCCCCTTTCCTGGGATATATACAAATAGCCCCATCAGCACCTGTTCTCCACCTGACCTTGTGGGAGAAAAAGTTGGGCGACCTACAGATTTCAGGTCTGCTCAATCTGAAATCCCCACAAATTATTGAAAATCCTGAAGCAACCCATTTAATGGGGCCCAGTTTACTGTTGGTGTTGTTTGGGTTGAGCCAACTGATCTTTATCTTGAATGGATTCAGGGAGATGATGCCACAAATCATTGCATAACATCGTGGCATcccatcatcattatcatataCAGCCCATACTTGATTTTGAGTGAAAGATACTTCAGTTCGATCTTTGTAAAAATCATGGAAGTCAGGATCTGGTACATCTATAGCTGTTGTTTCTAGAAATTTTCTATTACCTTTAGCGATTGTAGAGCCTGCAAACGATTTGATGGCGATGTTATCTTGAGCACACATTTCAGAATTTCTTAGGACTTTTTCTCCTTTATCGTTCACTTTATTGAAGTTATTTCCACTGTCTTTCATCACTGTTTTATCAACAGCATTTGACTGATTTTCCCTGAGCTTATTGCTAATTTCTTTTCTAGCTTTCTCCATAAGAAGATTCCGAAGTTCAACTAGGGAGATATCCCCCACACTGTCGGTCTTGTTGGTTCCATTAACCCTATTATACTCAAAATTAGCCTGTTTAGATGGGTTTGTTCCCCCACCCATTTGGTTTTCCTTACCACCACTTGCACTTGCATCCTCCGTGCCCCCTCTTCTTTTCTTAGCAGGATTATAGTAACCCTTTTTAGAAGCATGCTGCTTCCTTTTTAAGGCTTCTTCCCTTTTGCTAGCAGCTTGTGCCTCCTCACGATCTCGCCTCACTTTGTCATATGCCTGCTGAACCACACTTGCAGCTTGAGCAACGTTGGAAACACCAGATGATTTTGAGAATGGAGCCCATTGGAAACTGGCTGTTTCAGTATTATTATAAGACCCTGCTCCAACATTTGGAGGAGCCATGTCATGCTTTCCTGCATTTGATTTGCTTTTACTAGGTAATTGGCGATTGGAACTTTGCTTCTTCTGTGAAAAATCCCATTGAGTTGCAGGCCTAATACCACTTGCAGGTGGAGGAGCAGTCTCTACAGCAACAAATGCTGTACGGCAGCAGGGACATAAGAGCTTAAGGTTAAGATAAACTCTAAGATACTCGTACTGCATTTTGCACCTATTGCAAACAGTCCAAAATGTATTTGATTTTGACTTATGAGCAGAAGATGAAGTGTGTTCTTTAGCAGTATTCTTCTGAGCAGTTGCACTTGAAGGGGTAGTCTTAGTAAAATTGTAACTACCATTAGTGCTTTTTTGTGCTGATGAACCTCCAAACTTGGCAGAAACTTTCCGTTCTTTTCCACTTCTCTTATCATATGCTGCTCTTTTAGCCCTATCTGACAGTAAACTCCATGCCTCTGACACAAGTTTAAAGGCCCCATCAGCACCGATGGACTTGTTCTTATCAGGGTGAAGCATGAGAGCTAACTTCCTGTATTGTCTCCTTACTGTATCATCGTCAGCAAGGGAATCCACCCCAAGTACACCGTACCAATCTGCTTCTCCGTTTGCTTTATTCTCAGCAGAAATATATACATCAAGTGTTGCTACCATTTGAGAAATACCCTCAAGTTCAGGATATAGATGTAGGGCCTTCAAAGCAAATTTCTTTGCACCTGATATATCCTTTGCAGCAAACTTCCTCTCCGCAATTTCTTTAGCCCTGGTAGCCTCGTCCTTATTGCACTCCATTTTTGTCACCCGGGCTTCTCAATTTCCTTGTCTACTATCTCAATAATTTGTTGTGATATAACAATATCAACATTTCAATCTAAAAATATCCTATTCTTTAAACATTTCTACATAGTTTGAGCTCCCATAAAGCTTTGAAAAGAAATTTGTCAATGGCAACCGAACCTGCAAAGACAGAACAAGTTTTAAGTCAATAAATTAACCCAAGAGGCAAATTGAATTCAACAGAATTCAAATGCAGAAAATACGCATGCAATATTATTTGGGCAATGCAACAGTAGTCTCAAGCTTAAAATCATAACAGCCAATGGTCAGCACTTACAAAATACAAGGAGCTACACAGTTTAAAATAATGGACCCTGTACAAGTTTTAGAAAATAACCAAAGCAGCAACAAGCATCAAGATGTGACAAGACcattaatgttataaaaaattaacaagcgTCACTAATAAAGTACTTAAAATGAGTAGAATAAAATCTTGGCGTTattagaatttaataaaaattgccAATCACAAAATACCAGCACAGAGCAGCCGACCCCAAATCCTCTTAATGGTAGCAGGATGACcaatatgttaaaataacttAACATATATGTTAAGTAATTTATGAGTACAtcacataattataaattataaatgttcaACAATTCAAAAACCCCGAAGCACTcaaagttataaattaaaagagaaaaagtaaaggGAGGAGAACACCCAGACCGAGAACTAAAAGGGAACAAATTCACAACATTCCCTCAACTAGTCAAGTTAAATTAACAACTTGCACAGCAAATTAAATTCAGTGAAACTCAATTATAGAAAATACAAGGGTGATAGTATTTGAGTAATGCTACAGTGGGACCTAAAAGTTTTGATAAACAATGCAGCACACAAAATtgcataaaattttcattaagaAGAATCTCAGTTACATTTACAGCTTCCAGAAAAAACAAATGGAAAGCTTTCATTAAATTACATTGATGTTTTAAAGCCCTGACCAAACCAACCAGTTCTAGCAGTCAGATCATGATTCCGTTGTTTCTCCTGTCAATTCCCATTATTCCTTACTAACATCAACTTAACCTATTTCCTTACCATCAACTTAACTTATTAAACCAATCAATATGTAAACTAAAGGTATTGGTCGGCACTTCTATTTGAAACAAATTGCACTATATGTTTATGTTATTAGGCACAGTACATCACACAGGAATAGAATTATGTTATTAGGACACAGGACATCACACGGAAATAGAATCAACATTGAAAGATCAAAACAGCAAGTAACACTAAATGAAATAAGCACCgaaacaaaatccaaaaacaaaaacataaccAGTCCTACTAATCTATATAATTCATCATTGAGCAACGCAACCTCGTAACTGAAAATGAGAATCAAATATActcaattgaagaaaaaaacagCAACAGCATAACCAAATTACCAATTGCAGGAAAGAACTCAAAATTCGAACACGCCCAAAAACCTTCTGGCACTTGACTATGGTCGCGGAAAGCGAGATTCTGATAAAGGggaaacaaaaccctaaatattaatatcaacattaacaaaaataaatataaaaatgaaggaaaattaaaaaaagggcAACCCTAATATCAGATAAAGGTAACAACTTTTGATTGAAAAGAGAGAATTTAGTAAAAGGGGTTAAGGAAGCAGGAATAGCAGAATTTTTTCAGGTTGTGTTTGGAAGTAAAGAACGAGAAAAGTGAAGACTTACAAAAGAATCAAGGATcgttgaagaagaaagaataaatgaATTTGCTAGAGATCAGTTTGGtttcattctctcttttcttctttgttttggtGTCTTTGCTGAGAATTGCTCAAACCTTTTCACCTTCTCTCTTTTTAGGGTCACACTTGGAGAAGAACTTCTCTTCacaataatatgttttttttactttcttgaATGAATTTTGTAATAGATTTGGgacaatttataatatttagtgGCAACTTATGCAAATTTCTCTTCATGTTCATTCTACAAAAACTAGgtcatttctaaatttttaaattaagtatagaattaaaaaatataatttatactattaataaaagaaatttatattgttggggtacataatttcttttttcagtttttttcccttaataattatttttaaaatccaaataaatattttttttcaatttttcttttttaataactaattttttaaatttatataattactcataataaaaaaattatttttcaaaattcaagtaaacatctttttttaatttacttaataattatttgtttgaattcaaataattagtcatagtaaaaaaaattctaattttatttttagtagctattttttaaattcaaatgtaaaaataaaaaacgcataataaaaagttatttaattatgtaattatatttttaaacagttactttaaaataaagtatttaatgaGCATGTGAACAGTTACAAatactattataaatagtttggctgagataaattttataatattaaagcttcgcctattaaattaaatataattaatttttacattaaagCAGAAGACAGTCACACATGCATCCACTCACCTGTTGCCATGTGTCAAGGAGTATTGAGATTAGGTGTGATTTATTGGTGATTTAATGATAAATtgataattatgattttttttttatgaaaagacATGGACTTTTAAGGAATAAAATTTTGTGTGTTTCAGAAAATTATCTAATatttatgatgaaaataaataaatggtagGAATGCTGAATTTATCTTAATTGTTCAATATGCCAAAGctcaaaatagaaaatattagtaattattttttccatttttaaaatgttatatactatataagaaaatgattaatttttattttagcatttagaaatttatctaatatttacaaaaattagtaaaaagttggaatattgtaaaattttagttgaATGGATATGAATTATGAAGTTTTTAAGTAAGCTctcctattttttattgaattatatcacatacatacaaaaaataataatatattcatgaatatgattttataaactccaactgaattttttttttcatttttatgccaaaaaaaaatcaatcaaaaagtTGTTCTAGATTCCATCATATCAACCACCACATATTGATTTAAAGTTTGTCTTTCAAGCATCAATGCTCTTCAATGTCAAAAACTTCGATCAAAAACTGATAAATATGACCACAGGTTTTTATGATAACTAactaatgttattttaattttagacaaaaaaaaaatatttgtgtagttaaaattaggaatttccttgtttttatatttaccatagaaaataaacacaactttttatgaagaaaatcattacattttgatgaaaatgaacttcataaataaaagagaatatatatatatatatatatatatatatatatatatatatatatatatatatatatatatatatatatatatattttgtgatgGGTATTGTTacaaaaaaggagaaaattttaatttgatgacagaaaatcaaatttataatgtaTTGTTGTGggatttatataatatttaacatgatGCATTCATTTTAAGTTGTTAGGAAAATTTATTTAGTGGATATATTATTGGaaagaataaacataaataagtGTGTGAATATATATAGGGGTATTTGTGTTTATGAACTTggacaataatttatttacagtAAAGATAGATATAAAAGAAGACAAaggtataaaagaaaattaagaccTTTAAAATGATggattttatattatactttcccattttgtaatttaattgattctctaactttttttttttaaattacaaaaaggtGCACAGTATGTTAATatattgttcaatttagtctggtatggtaattttgttttagttgtaaGTTCAATTAATAGTGtatcataatattttgacaataaacaaaaataatatgattacttttgtttttattataattattgtaataaatttattttttataattttattgtaattagtttttattaattttgcaggtaattaattaaaaaaatgttgagtttaaaaaattaacaaataaaaaaacagttaaatttaaataaataatcacttgaaagataatattaataaaatatatattaaatttagaaatatatatttaaaggttaaattaaaaaacaaatatagacCGCAAAAATAATTCCCTTCAATTAAAAACTAGGAAAacttctttaataaaatttaaaacctaAATCCTAAATCTTAAACTTAAAAACTTTATAATCCATAACCTTCGTCCAAAAAGTTACTACATATAGAGCCCAAAATATCacaaatttctatattttttttatgatattatgtttattttacattagtaaaattatttccaccttttttattttagcaaaattttattaaactataaaataatttttattaaagttaattataaatataaataatttgtacatattttattatcaaattttttattatataattatttgaattttaaaagataattattaaaaagataaaatggttattaaattattatttttttatgaaataaattaaatttagataacACAGGATAAAAGTGGAAacgtaattattttaatttaaaataataattacttaaaaggtaaaattatatattaagagagaaacaaatttattactataaaaaggtttaatatttatgttgggttttctcaaataaattcttttatttatttatttttgtctaggattcttaaatataaaaaaattattagggttaaattgAATTAACGAAGTTAAAATTAAGTTCAGTTGTCTAGTTGGATTCATTAATTGACGCAACAGATACAGGTCATCACATTAAGTTGATTTGTCACCACATTCTACCACGTCATCATCTTCAATCTTTTCCCAAATAAAAAACCTTAACAGTCCATGGTGGCCATCGAAAAATGCTACCACTAGCCTTCATGTGTCGCCAcacaaccaccaccatcacAAAACCATGTTCATCTTCCATGCACAATCGTGAAACCCGCAAAGCATTAGCAGAGCCACCATGGTCAGCCAAGGTCCCTGCGCCATTACCGTGAACCAGGTTCATTTGCTCTTCATTCTCATGCCATGAAGCAACCCAAATCACAAGCACCGTAAGTCTGAACCTACAGAATTTCAGAAAAATCCCCAATTTAGCAACCCTAAAATTATGTCACCAGTGAGTGAGTTCTCTTCTCCCTTCTCACACCCAAATTCTAGACCTGTAGAAACTCAACTCAATCTCTTTCAACCCATAAACCTAGAAGCATCCAAAACGCAGAAGCACTAAAATCATAAGACTCCCTCGTAAACCTAAAAAGAACTATGTAGGTAGGTATCATAATCCATGTATTA
Coding sequences:
- the LOC106773987 gene encoding uncharacterized protein LOC106773987 — encoded protein: MECNKDEATRAKEIAERKFAAKDISGAKKFALKALHLYPELEGISQMVATLDVYISAENKANGEADWYGVLGVDSLADDDTVRRQYRKLALMLHPDKNKSIGADGAFKLVSEAWSLLSDRAKRAAYDKRSGKERKVSAKFGGSSAQKSTNGSYNFTKTTPSSATAQKNTAKEHTSSSAHKSKSNTFWTVCNRCKMQYEYLRVYLNLKLLCPCCRTAFVAVETAPPPASGIRPATQWDFSQKKQSSNRQLPSKSKSNAGKHDMAPPNVGAGSYNNTETASFQWAPFSKSSGVSNVAQAASVVQQAYDKVRRDREEAQAASKREEALKRKQHASKKGYYNPAKKRRGGTEDASASGGKENQMGGGTNPSKQANFEYNRVNGTNKTDSVGDISLVELRNLLMEKARKEISNKLRENQSNAVDKTVMKDSGNNFNKVNDKGEKVLRNSEMCAQDNIAIKSFAGSTIAKGNRKFLETTAIDVPDPDFHDFYKDRTEVSFTQNQVWAVYDNDDGMPRCYAMICGIISLNPFKIKISWLNPNNTNSKLGPIKWVASGFSIICGDFRLSRPEICRSPNFFSHKVRWRTGADGAICIYPRKGDVWAIYRNWSPVWDELTPDEVIHKFDVVEVLEDFIEGHGTNVIPLVKVAGFRTVFHHHLDPTEIRIIPMEEMFRFSHQIPSYVLTGQEAPDAPKGCRVLDPAATPIEFLQLIEVVKEEDMAYKDDTDVKELSDNIKKDRIEEMINYIGKIEEEKEGKDEDVQEVDTSVNMTKANSEEMINDVGKHGEGKQEKNKDMQSVETLEEDREKQNLQ